Proteins found in one Drosophila innubila isolate TH190305 chromosome X, UK_Dinn_1.0, whole genome shotgun sequence genomic segment:
- the LOC117788498 gene encoding uncharacterized protein LOC117788498: protein MVEERTPGQKLSVGAIPRAAIAYIPGSYTHICLVLIDSSSADFPSSQDYNVQPGISAKRAGEPEFAKYAMAYLGRTRVDQGTQYKPEDCVHAMNHMCEMFMTRRELRRLHLKASVLCTSRYNGYGIYPDPQKPPKADGKDEKDRDHTEGTYQFNSKYDLKIGDHVLRDIGDYNEDSQKHIMLNRLHWRTDPLCFFSYGAVNVSRDATHAPSMWKLSADCIQYQATESPAPVRILRAAGVYTRDPEAVRHVFMNSLDMFNTTVAYGSLLLGLTNWAACELGVTMFEHNRLGKRQRCIDDSYRLLWPELTQGFVIKTRVNSDRIVDDALAASWLGMSMNLATLKKNIKVDWFDTHYSWNVPWWYVSALAERFGHKYTIEAQPNVEYFEDENDNMMGSLIEMKTSKQTDLSILTSSCEYERRVRRNRPSYFEIRTPTSNGKDEAINFVSWNANAFIDATKNELRSGLSTELKSLDGVCELNVIVFPSMRSKSMKTCPRAFVADNGRVDARDESTYPCIVGGLRYPDSKINCLPNGETTVIQPLLSGYLVGALTDEKNDSTEEFLNHNTNCSREEPEIEHIANEQVQSTGKTVTFNDAVQDTQFAEFRSMNRG from the exons ATGGTCGAGGAGAGGACTCCTGGCCAGAAACTATCCGTCGGTGCAATTCCGCGCGCAGCCATCGCATACATTCCCGGATCCTACACCCACATCTGCCTCGTTCTCATTGACTCCAGCTCAGCTGACTTTCCCTCCTCACAGGATTATAACGTACAGCCGGGCATATCGGCCAAACGTGCCGGGGAGCCTGAGTTCGCCAAGTACGCTATGGCCTATTTGGGCAGGACCAGAGTTGACCAAGGCACGCAGTACAAGCCGGAAGACTGTGTCCATGCAATGAACCACATGTGTGAGATGTTCATGACACGTCGGGAACTCAGAAGGCTGCACCTTAAAGCGTCCGTCTTGTGCACCAGCAGATATAATGGTTATGGCATTTACCCAGACCCGCAGAAGCCACCAAAGGCAGATGGTAAGGACGAAAAGGACCGTGATCACACAGAAGGAACGTACCAATTCAACTCGAAGTACGACCTCAAGATTGGAGACCATGTGCTACGTGACATTGGCGATTACAACGAAGACTCACAAAAGCACATAATGCTAAACAGACTGCACTGGAGAACTGATCCGCTTTGCTTCTTTTCCTACGGTGCAGTTAACGTGTCCAGGGATGCAACGCATGCTCCATCAATGTGGAAGTTGAGTGCGGACTGCATCCAATACCAGGCTACTGAGTCCCCGGCTCCAGTCCGGATCTTGCGCGCAGCAGGTGTGTACACACGGGATCCTGAAGCCGTTCGCCATGTGTTTATGAACTCACTTGATATGTTCAACACCACAGTGGCATATGGATCGCTGTTATTGGGTCTAACCAACTGGGCAGCCTGTGAGCTTGGAGTAACAATGTTTGAGCACAATCGACTGGGCAAACGACAAAGATGCATTGATGACAGCTATCGGCTGCTTTGGCCTGAGCTTACCCAGGGATTTGTGATCAAAACCCGGGTCAACTCCGACCGCATTGTGGATGACGCACTCGCCGCTTCGTGGCTCGGTATGTCAATGAACCTGGCCACATTGAAAAAGAACATAAAGGTGGACTGGTTCGACACCCACTACAGCTGGAACGTGCCCTGGTGGTATGTATCCGCTCTGGCCGAAAGATTTGGTCACAAATACACTATCGAAGCCCAACCAAATGTGGAGTACTTCGAAGATGAGAATGACAATATGATGGGATCGCTTATTGAGATGAAAACATCGAAGCAAACAGATCTCAGCATCTTAACCAGCAGCTGTGAGTACGAGAGACGTGTACGGAGGAATAGGCCATCATACTTTGAAATTCGGACACCCACTTCTAACGGCAAGGACGAAGCCATAAACTTTGTCAGCTGGAATGCGAACGCCTTTATCGATGCCACAAAGAACGAGTTGCGCTCAGGACTGTCTACTGAGCTGAAGAGTCTTGATGGCGTATGTGAGCTGAACGTAATCGTGTTCCCTAGCATGAGGAGTAAGTCCATGAAGACATGTCCACGTGCGTTCGTTGCAGACAACGGACGCGTGGATGCGAGGGATGAGTCCACGTACCCATGCATTGTAGGGGGCTTAAGGTATCCCGATTCCAAAATAAACTGTTTGCCTAATGGAGAGACGACCGTCATACAACCTCTGCTATCCGGATACTTGGTCGGAGCGTTAACAG ATGAGAAAAACGACAGCACTGAAGAGTTTCTTAACCACAACACAAACTGCAGCCGAGAAGAGCCTGAAATTGAACACATCGCTAATGAACAGGTACAAAGCACAGGGAAAACTGTTACTTTTAACGATGCGGTACAAGACACTCAATTCGCTGAATTTCGTTCGATGAATCGGGGGTGA